One segment of Stappia sp. 28M-7 DNA contains the following:
- the sufB gene encoding Fe-S cluster assembly protein SufB, whose translation MPAVQETIDRVRSIDVDQYKYGFITDIESDKAPKGLNEDIIRFISAKKDEPEWMLEWRLEAYRRWLTMTEPTWARVEYPKIDFNDIYYYSAPKSAPGPKSLDEVDPELLATYEKLGIPLREQEILAGVEPKNRVAVDAVFDSVSVVTTFKEELKKAGVIFCSISEALREHPELVRKYLGSVVPVTDNYYATLNSAVFTDGSFVYVPEGVRCPMELSTYFRINEKNTGQFERTLIIAEKGAYVSYLEGCTAPQRDENQLHAAVVELVALDDAEIKYSTVQNWFPGDKEGKGGIYNFVTKRGDCRGKNSKISWTQVETGSAITWKYPSCILRGDNSRGEFYSIAVSNGYQQIDSGTKMIHLGKNTSSRIISKGISAGKSQNTYRGLVSAHRKASNARNFTQCDSLLIGQDCGAHTVPYIESKNATAVFEHEATTSKISDDQMFYCQQRGLSDEEAVALIVNGFVKDVIQQLPMEFAVEAQKLISISLEGSVG comes from the coding sequence ATGCCTGCAGTTCAGGAAACGATCGACCGCGTCCGGTCGATCGATGTGGATCAGTACAAGTACGGTTTCATCACCGACATCGAGTCCGACAAGGCTCCTAAGGGTCTCAACGAAGACATCATCCGCTTCATCTCGGCCAAGAAGGACGAGCCGGAATGGATGCTGGAATGGCGGCTCGAGGCGTATCGCCGCTGGCTGACGATGACCGAGCCGACCTGGGCTCGCGTCGAGTACCCGAAGATCGACTTCAACGACATCTACTACTACTCCGCGCCGAAGTCCGCGCCGGGGCCCAAGAGCCTCGACGAGGTCGATCCGGAGCTGCTGGCGACCTACGAGAAGCTGGGCATCCCCTTGCGCGAGCAGGAGATCCTGGCCGGCGTCGAGCCGAAGAACCGCGTTGCGGTGGACGCGGTGTTCGACAGCGTGTCGGTGGTCACCACCTTCAAGGAAGAGCTGAAGAAGGCCGGCGTCATCTTCTGCTCGATCTCGGAAGCGCTGCGGGAACACCCGGAGCTGGTGCGCAAGTATCTCGGCTCCGTGGTGCCGGTCACCGACAACTACTATGCGACGCTGAACTCGGCGGTCTTCACCGACGGATCGTTCGTCTATGTGCCGGAGGGCGTTCGCTGCCCGATGGAGCTGTCGACCTATTTCCGTATCAACGAGAAGAACACCGGCCAGTTCGAGCGCACGCTGATCATCGCCGAGAAGGGCGCCTACGTCTCCTATCTGGAGGGCTGCACGGCGCCGCAGCGCGACGAGAACCAGCTGCATGCGGCCGTGGTCGAGCTCGTTGCGCTGGATGATGCCGAGATCAAGTACTCCACCGTCCAGAACTGGTTTCCGGGCGACAAGGAAGGCAAGGGCGGCATCTACAACTTCGTCACCAAGCGTGGCGACTGCCGGGGCAAGAACTCCAAGATCTCCTGGACCCAGGTCGAGACCGGTTCGGCGATCACCTGGAAGTACCCGTCCTGCATCCTGCGCGGCGACAATTCGCGCGGCGAGTTCTACTCGATCGCGGTGTCGAACGGTTACCAGCAGATCGACAGCGGCACCAAGATGATCCATCTCGGCAAGAACACGTCGAGCCGCATCATCTCCAAGGGCATTTCGGCCGGCAAGTCGCAGAACACCTATCGCGGCCTCGTCTCGGCGCATCGCAAGGCGTCGAACGCGCGCAACTTCACCCAGTGCGACAGCCTGCTGATCGGCCAGGATTGCGGTGCCCACACGGTGCCCTACATCGAGTCGAAGAACGCGACGGCCGTGTTCGAGCACGAGGCGACCACCTCGAAGATCTCCGACGACCAGATGTTCTACTGCCAGCAGCGGGGCCTGTCGGACGAGGAAGCGGTGGCGCTGATCGTCAACGGTTTCGTCAAGGACGTGATCCAGCAGCTGCCGATGGAGTTCGCCGTCGAGGCGCAGAAGCTGATCTCCATTTCGCTCGAAGGCTCGGTCGGCTGA
- a CDS encoding alpha/beta hydrolase: MPEVIFNGPAGRIEGRFQPAKSRTAPIALILHLHPQFGGTMNNQIVYQLYYMFAKRGFAVLRFNFRGVGRSQGSFDHGQGELSDAAAALDWVQTVHPDARSCWIAGFSFGAWIGMQLLMRRPEVEGFISAAPPANLHDFSFLAPCPSSGLIVHGDADKVVPSKDVQTLVDKLKTQKGIVIDHKVIPGANHFFENHMDELMAECGSYLDKRLGVTSEIA, encoded by the coding sequence ATGCCTGAAGTGATTTTCAACGGTCCGGCCGGCCGGATCGAAGGCCGCTTTCAGCCGGCGAAATCGCGGACGGCGCCCATCGCCCTGATCCTGCATCTGCATCCGCAGTTCGGCGGGACGATGAACAACCAGATCGTCTATCAGCTCTACTACATGTTCGCGAAGCGCGGCTTCGCCGTCCTGCGGTTCAACTTCCGCGGCGTCGGGCGCAGCCAGGGCTCCTTCGACCATGGCCAGGGCGAGCTGTCCGATGCCGCTGCCGCGCTCGACTGGGTCCAGACGGTCCATCCCGACGCGCGCTCCTGCTGGATCGCCGGCTTCTCCTTCGGTGCCTGGATCGGCATGCAGCTCCTGATGCGCCGCCCGGAGGTGGAAGGCTTCATCTCCGCCGCTCCGCCGGCCAACCTGCATGACTTCTCGTTCCTGGCGCCCTGCCCCTCCTCCGGCCTCATCGTCCATGGCGATGCCGACAAGGTGGTGCCGTCCAAGGACGTCCAGACGCTGGTCGACAAGCTGAAGACGCAGAAGGGCATCGTGATCGACCACAAGGTCATCCCGGGCGCCAACCACTTCTTCGAGAACCACATGGACGAGTTGATGGCCGAGTGCGGCTCCTATCTCGACAAGCGCCTCGGCGTCACCAGCGAGATCGCCTGA
- a CDS encoding cysteine desulfurase family protein: MTSRTDIYFDHNAGAPLRPQVAELVCSVLRRTGNASSVHGPGRRARGTIETARAQVARLCGVPGAQVSFTSGATEANVTALSPVWKDGRGERRFTRLLVAASEHPSVAAGGRFPAEARESVPVDGEGLVDAASLAARVAELTAAGESVLVAVMAANNETGVLQPLAEISAALKESGAVLHVDAVQAAGRIAIDMEAWGADSLALSAHKIGGPQGAGALVVRRAGLHPAPLLTGGGQENWRRAGTENVAAIAGFGLAAELAAAELDGWDEIRALRDGMERELCHIWADTVVFGAGAPRLANTSCFAVPGVSAETALIALDLESIAVSSGSACSSGKVGVSPVLSAMGANKDLARGAIRISLGRETAPEEIERFLAAWRRISGRIRQAGAGRAA, encoded by the coding sequence ATGACGTCACGGACGGACATCTATTTCGACCACAATGCCGGGGCGCCCTTGCGTCCGCAGGTGGCCGAACTCGTCTGTTCCGTGCTGAGGCGCACGGGAAATGCCTCGTCCGTTCACGGACCCGGGCGCCGGGCACGCGGCACGATCGAGACGGCGCGGGCGCAGGTCGCCCGGCTGTGCGGGGTTCCGGGCGCGCAGGTGAGCTTCACCTCGGGCGCCACCGAGGCGAACGTGACGGCGCTGTCGCCGGTCTGGAAGGACGGGCGCGGCGAGCGGCGGTTCACCCGGCTGCTGGTTGCAGCGAGCGAGCATCCCTCGGTCGCGGCAGGCGGACGCTTCCCGGCCGAGGCGCGAGAGAGCGTCCCGGTCGATGGCGAGGGCCTTGTCGATGCCGCATCGTTGGCGGCGCGGGTCGCGGAGCTGACGGCGGCGGGCGAGAGCGTTCTGGTGGCGGTGATGGCCGCCAACAACGAGACCGGCGTGCTGCAGCCGCTGGCGGAGATTTCGGCGGCGCTCAAGGAGAGCGGCGCGGTGCTGCATGTGGATGCGGTGCAGGCGGCAGGCCGCATCGCCATCGACATGGAGGCCTGGGGCGCTGACAGCCTGGCGCTTTCGGCCCACAAGATCGGCGGTCCGCAGGGCGCGGGCGCGCTCGTGGTGCGCAGGGCAGGGTTGCACCCCGCCCCCTTGCTCACCGGCGGCGGACAGGAAAACTGGCGCCGGGCAGGTACGGAAAATGTCGCGGCAATCGCCGGTTTCGGCCTTGCGGCGGAGCTGGCTGCCGCGGAACTGGACGGTTGGGACGAAATTCGGGCCCTTCGGGATGGCATGGAGCGCGAGCTTTGCCATATATGGGCCGATACGGTGGTCTTTGGCGCAGGCGCGCCGCGGCTCGCCAACACCAGCTGCTTCGCGGTGCCGGGCGTATCGGCGGAGACCGCGCTGATCGCTCTCGATCTGGAGAGCATCGCAGTGTCTTCGGGCTCGGCCTGCTCGAGCGGCAAGGTCGGCGTCTCGCCGGTGCTGTCGGCGATGGGTGCGAACAAGGATCTGGCGCGCGGCGCCATCAGGATCAGCCTCGGCCGGGAGACCGCGCCCGAGGAGATCGAACGGTTTCTTGCCGCATGGCGGCGGATATCGGGACGGATCAGGCAGGCAGGCGCGGGTCGCGCCGCCTGA
- a CDS encoding HAD family hydrolase — MSTPALVFDLDGTLVDTRHDLAAALNAVMREEGLSGVDIETLGHLFGVGARPMIAKALWANGIPDPDPAEIERLYLRFIAFYTADIAGLSRPFPGIHEALETARKDGWRLAVCTNKSEPIARQLLDHLKMLDLFDSLVGGDTFARPKPDAAPVLGAVERAGARLSGSVMIGDSKTDIDAARAAGIPVVAVTFGYTAVPVRELSPDAVIDHFDELHPALAGLPGPR; from the coding sequence ATGTCCACGCCCGCTCTGGTCTTCGATCTCGACGGCACCCTGGTCGACACTCGCCACGACCTTGCCGCCGCGCTCAACGCGGTCATGCGCGAGGAAGGCCTGTCCGGCGTCGACATCGAGACGCTCGGCCACCTGTTCGGCGTCGGCGCCCGGCCGATGATCGCCAAGGCGCTTTGGGCCAACGGCATTCCCGATCCCGACCCGGCCGAGATCGAGCGGCTCTACCTGCGCTTCATCGCCTTCTACACAGCCGACATTGCCGGCCTCAGCCGCCCCTTTCCGGGCATCCACGAGGCGCTGGAGACGGCCCGCAAGGACGGCTGGCGGCTGGCCGTGTGCACCAACAAGTCGGAGCCGATCGCCCGCCAGTTGCTGGATCACCTGAAGATGCTGGATCTGTTCGACTCGCTGGTCGGCGGCGACACGTTCGCCAGACCGAAGCCGGACGCCGCCCCCGTTCTGGGCGCGGTCGAGCGCGCCGGCGCGCGCCTTTCCGGTTCGGTGATGATCGGCGACAGCAAGACCGATATCGATGCGGCCCGCGCGGCCGGCATTCCGGTCGTGGCCGTCACCTTCGGCTACACCGCGGTTCCGGTGCGCGAGCTTTCGCCCGACGCCGTGATCGACCATTTCGACGAGTTGCACCCGGCCCTTGCCGGACTTCCCGGCCCGCGCTGA